A region from the Strix uralensis isolate ZFMK-TIS-50842 chromosome 24, bStrUra1, whole genome shotgun sequence genome encodes:
- the ATP5PB gene encoding ATP synthase peripheral stalk subunit b, mitochondrial, which produces MLSRLVLRAAPAALRSLPPPVAVGVLHTTRQLHTTQQRLAPLPPLPEKGGEVRYGLIPEEFFQFLYPKTGVTGPYMLGTGLLLYLLSKEIYVVNHETVAAVCILSVIIYGVKKYGSAVAAFADKLNEERVATALAVKNEAIKSLETAIEEEKKEQWRVEGCSYLFDAKRNNVAMLLETNYRERLLTVYNEVKKRLDYQVAMQNLKRQKEQDHMIQWVEKSVVQSITPQQQKESIAKCILDLKALSKSVQAAV; this is translated from the exons ccCCGGCCGCGCTGAGGAGCCTCCCGCCTCCCGTTGCCGTGGG TGTATTGCACACCACAAGACAACTGCATACAACTCAGCAGCGTTTGGCTCCTTTGCCACCTCTGcctgagaaaggaggagaagtaCGTTATGGTTTGATCCCTGAGGAGTTTTTCCAGTTTCTCTATCCTAAAACAGGAGTTACAG gcCCCTACATGTTGGGAACTGGGCTCCTGCTTTACTTGCTGTCTAAGGAAATCTATGTCGTTAACCACGAGACGGTTGCAGCTGTCTGCATATTGTCAGTCATCATTTACGGTGTAAAAAAATATGGGTCTGCTGTAGCAGCTTTTGCTGACAAACTAAATGAG gagAGAGTTGCTACAGCTCTAGCTGTGAAAAATGAGGCTATTAAGAGTCTTGAGACTGCCATtgaagaggagaagaaggagcAATGGCGGGTTGAAGGCTGCAGTTACCTCTTTGACGCTAAGCGG AATAATGTTGCAATGTTGCTGGAAACTAATTACCGAGAAAGATTACTGACAGTGTACAATGAAGTAAAGAAAAGGCTGGACTATCAAGTGGCTATGCAGAATTTAAAGCGTCAGAAAGAGCAAGATCACATGATCCAGTGGGTGGAGAAGAGCGTTGTTCAGAGCATCACCCCTCAACAG CAGAAGGAGAGTATTGCAAAGTGCATTTTGGACCTGAAGGCGTTATCGAAGAGCGTGCAGGCAGCGGTGTAA